From Cydia splendana chromosome 4, ilCydSple1.2, whole genome shotgun sequence, one genomic window encodes:
- the LOC134789548 gene encoding uncharacterized protein LOC134789548 → MRVLLIFLVVLAAVAAAPQKSTLQVGPTDTGSQPFIEEVVVESVLNVRAPAGRQARTNTKTDLAHGSKVAEKN, encoded by the exons ATGAGAGTCTTGTTGATTTTTTTGGTGGTGttggcggcggtggcggcggcacCGCAGAAGTCTACGTTGCAAGTAGGACCAACAG ACACCGGAAGCCAGCCCTTCATCGAGGAGGTGGTTGTGGAGTCGGTGCTGAACGTGCGCGCCCCCGCCGGGCGACAAGCCAGGACCAACACGAAGACAGACTTGGCCCACGGCTCGAAGGTGGCCGAGAAAAACTAG